Proteins encoded together in one Cicer arietinum cultivar CDC Frontier isolate Library 1 chromosome 4, Cicar.CDCFrontier_v2.0, whole genome shotgun sequence window:
- the LOC140919929 gene encoding uncharacterized protein, giving the protein MDLDLALRIDRPSTPKDSSSSEEKLEYEKWDRSNRISLMIIKRGIPEVFRGAVSDEIDTAKNFLVEMEKRFVKSDKAETSSLLQNLISMKYQGKGNIREHIMMMSNIASKLKGLKLELSDDLLIHLVLLSLPSQFSQFKVTYNCQKEKWTLNELISLCVQEEDRLKQDRTESAHFTSISKDKGKRKRIEEPKNKAAAKGPEQKKQTTDNNCFFCRSSGHVKKDCAKYHAWRVKKGLPELPKA; this is encoded by the exons atggatctagaccttgcattaagaattgatcgaccctctactcctaaggactctagttcttctgaagaaaaattagagtatgagaaatgggatcgctcaaatcgcataagtcttatgatcataaagcGTGGGATTCCTGAAGTCTTTAGAGGTGCTGTCTCGGATGAGATAGATACAGCTAAAAATTtccttgttgagatggaaaaacgctttgtaaaaagtgataaggctgaaacaagttctttgcttcagaatttaatttccatgaagtatcaaggcaagggaaatataagagagcacattatgatgatgtccaacattgcttctaagcttaaaggtctaaagcttgagttgtcagatgacttactcattcatttagtattgttgtctcttccttcgcaattcagtcagtttaaggtgacttataattgtcaaaaggagaaatggactcttaatgagctcatttcattatgtgtgcaagaagaggacaggctgaagcaagataggactgaaagtgctcactttactagcatctctaaagacaagggcaaaaggaaaagaattgaggagcccaagaacaaagctgctgctaagggtccagaacaaaagaagcagactacggataacaactgcttcttctgcaggagttctggacacgtgaagaaggattgtgccaaatatcacgcttggcgtgttaagaaag ggttgcctgaacttccgaaagcctag
- the LOC101511424 gene encoding probable glucomannan 4-beta-mannosyltransferase 9 isoform X2 has product MLVYQLSIGAACGLSWPSDRIIIQVLDDSTDPIIKNMVEVECKRWGRKGINIKYEIRENRNGYKAGALKEGMKHSYVKLCDYVAIFDADFQPDPNFLHRTIPFLDQNQKVALVQARWQFVNADECLMTRMQEMSLDYHFLVEQEVGSSTHAFFGFNGTAGVWRISALNEAGGWKDRTTVEDMDLAVRAGLRGWKFVYLSDLKVKNELPSTFKAYRYQQHRWSCGPANLFRKMAMEIIRNKRVSMWKKFYVIYSFFFVRKIIAHVVTFTFYCVILPATVLVPEVEVPKWGAVYIPCIITLLNAVGTPRSLHLLILWILFENVMSMHRTKATLIGLLEVGRVNEWVVTEKLGDVLKTKSGGKAARKPRIRLDGRLHFLELGVGVYLFFIGCYDVAFGKNHCFIYLFMQSIAFFVVGVGYVGIFVPSS; this is encoded by the exons ATGTTG GTGTATCAACTATCAATTGGAGCTGCATGTGGGTTATCATGGCCATCTGATAGAATTATTATTCAAGTTCTTGATGACTCAACAGACCCAATCATTAAG AATATGGTGGAAGTGGAATGTAAGAGATGGGGTAGGAAAGGCATAAACATAAAGTATGAGATTAGGGAAAACAGAAATGGTTACAAAGCTGGTGCACTCAAAGAAGGAATGAAGCATAGCTATGTCAAACTCTGTGATTATGTTGCCATATTTGATGCTGATTTCCAACCTGATCCTAACTTCCTTCACCGCACCATCCCATTCCTTGATCAAAATCAAAAGGTTGCACTAGTCCAAGCTCGATGGCAATTCG TGAATGCTGATGAATGCTTAATGACAAGAATGCAAGAGATGTCATTGGACTATCATTTCCTTGTGGAGCAGGAAGTTGGTTCCTCAACTCATGCTTTCTTTGGTTTCAATG GCACAGCTGGTGTTTGGAGAATTTCAGCACTAAATGAAGCTGGTGGATGGAAGGACCGTACCACAGTGGAAGATATGGACCTAGCTGTCCGAGCTGGTCTCAGAGGCTGGAAATTTGTGTACCTTAGTGACCTTAAG GTGAAAAATGAATTGCCAAGTACCTTCAAAGCCTACCGTTATCAGCAGCACAGGTGGTCATGTGGCCCAGCTAATCTTTTCAGGAAAATGGCAATGGAAATCATAAGAAACAAG AGAGTCTCTATGTGGAAGAAGTTTTATGTGATTTATAGTTTTTTCTTTGTCCGGAAAATCATAGCACATGTGGTCACATTTACATTCTACTGTGTGATTTTGCCTGCAACTGTTTTAGTTCCAGAAGTAGAAGTTCCTAAGTGGGGTGCTGTTTATATACCTTGCATCATTACACTCCTTAATGCTGTTGGAACTCCAAG GTCATTACACTTATTGATATTGTGGATACTTTTTGAAAATGTTATGTCAATGCATAGAACCAAGGCAACACTTATAGGTTTGCTAGAGGTAGGTAGAGTAAATGAATGGGTAGTTACTGAGAAATTGGGTGATGTTCTCAAAACTAAATCAGGAGGTAAAGCGGCGAGAAAGCCTCGTATCAGGCTTGACGGAAG GCTTCACTTCCTAGAACTTGGTGTTGGGGTCTACCTCTTTTTCATTGGATGCTATGATGTTGCCTTTGGGAAGAATCACTGCTTCATATATCTTTTCATGCAATCTATTGCCTTCTTTGTTGTGGGGGTAGGCTATGTTGGCATCTTTGTTCCAAGTTCTTAG
- the LOC101511424 gene encoding glucomannan 4-beta-mannosyltransferase 9-like isoform X1 produces MDQLSTIATFENVHYGIVSQMSFIWEQVRVPLIVPMLKVLVFLCLAMSIMLFVEKVYMGIVIVFVKLFGHKPDKHYKWEPLKDDLELGNSAFPMVLVQIPMYNEKEVYQLSIGAACGLSWPSDRIIIQVLDDSTDPIIKNMVEVECKRWGRKGINIKYEIRENRNGYKAGALKEGMKHSYVKLCDYVAIFDADFQPDPNFLHRTIPFLDQNQKVALVQARWQFVNADECLMTRMQEMSLDYHFLVEQEVGSSTHAFFGFNGTAGVWRISALNEAGGWKDRTTVEDMDLAVRAGLRGWKFVYLSDLKVKNELPSTFKAYRYQQHRWSCGPANLFRKMAMEIIRNKRVSMWKKFYVIYSFFFVRKIIAHVVTFTFYCVILPATVLVPEVEVPKWGAVYIPCIITLLNAVGTPRSLHLLILWILFENVMSMHRTKATLIGLLEVGRVNEWVVTEKLGDVLKTKSGGKAARKPRIRLDGRLHFLELGVGVYLFFIGCYDVAFGKNHCFIYLFMQSIAFFVVGVGYVGIFVPSS; encoded by the exons ATGGATCAGCTTTCAACAATAGCTACATTTGAAAATGTGCATTATGGTATTGTGAGCCAAATGAGTTTTATTTGGGAGCAAGTTAGGGTACCCCTTATTGTTCCAATGCTGAAAGTTTTAGTCTTTTTGTGTTTGGCTATGTCAATTATGCTTTTTGTTGAAAAAGTTTATATGGGTATAGTTATAGTCTTTGTTAAGTTGTTTGGTCATAAACCAGATAAACATTACAAATGGGAGCCACTTAAGGATGATCTTGAGCTAGGAAATTCTGCTtttccaatggttttggtgCAAATTCCAATGTATAATGAGAAAGAG GTGTATCAACTATCAATTGGAGCTGCATGTGGGTTATCATGGCCATCTGATAGAATTATTATTCAAGTTCTTGATGACTCAACAGACCCAATCATTAAG AATATGGTGGAAGTGGAATGTAAGAGATGGGGTAGGAAAGGCATAAACATAAAGTATGAGATTAGGGAAAACAGAAATGGTTACAAAGCTGGTGCACTCAAAGAAGGAATGAAGCATAGCTATGTCAAACTCTGTGATTATGTTGCCATATTTGATGCTGATTTCCAACCTGATCCTAACTTCCTTCACCGCACCATCCCATTCCTTGATCAAAATCAAAAGGTTGCACTAGTCCAAGCTCGATGGCAATTCG TGAATGCTGATGAATGCTTAATGACAAGAATGCAAGAGATGTCATTGGACTATCATTTCCTTGTGGAGCAGGAAGTTGGTTCCTCAACTCATGCTTTCTTTGGTTTCAATG GCACAGCTGGTGTTTGGAGAATTTCAGCACTAAATGAAGCTGGTGGATGGAAGGACCGTACCACAGTGGAAGATATGGACCTAGCTGTCCGAGCTGGTCTCAGAGGCTGGAAATTTGTGTACCTTAGTGACCTTAAG GTGAAAAATGAATTGCCAAGTACCTTCAAAGCCTACCGTTATCAGCAGCACAGGTGGTCATGTGGCCCAGCTAATCTTTTCAGGAAAATGGCAATGGAAATCATAAGAAACAAG AGAGTCTCTATGTGGAAGAAGTTTTATGTGATTTATAGTTTTTTCTTTGTCCGGAAAATCATAGCACATGTGGTCACATTTACATTCTACTGTGTGATTTTGCCTGCAACTGTTTTAGTTCCAGAAGTAGAAGTTCCTAAGTGGGGTGCTGTTTATATACCTTGCATCATTACACTCCTTAATGCTGTTGGAACTCCAAG GTCATTACACTTATTGATATTGTGGATACTTTTTGAAAATGTTATGTCAATGCATAGAACCAAGGCAACACTTATAGGTTTGCTAGAGGTAGGTAGAGTAAATGAATGGGTAGTTACTGAGAAATTGGGTGATGTTCTCAAAACTAAATCAGGAGGTAAAGCGGCGAGAAAGCCTCGTATCAGGCTTGACGGAAG GCTTCACTTCCTAGAACTTGGTGTTGGGGTCTACCTCTTTTTCATTGGATGCTATGATGTTGCCTTTGGGAAGAATCACTGCTTCATATATCTTTTCATGCAATCTATTGCCTTCTTTGTTGTGGGGGTAGGCTATGTTGGCATCTTTGTTCCAAGTTCTTAG